In the Sedimentisphaera cyanobacteriorum genome, TACGAGTATGTCCTTAGCTTTGGTGCCGGCATATTAAGTATTGCAGGGAAAGCGGCCTGCTTTTCAGGCGGATAAACCTCATCACCAAACCCAATGTCTATCTGCATAAATTCTCCCGTACGCCCTATTCTGTATTCAAGCTTAATCCTTACGCCGTCATACATATTATCTTCCCGAATTGCCTGCCCTCTCACAGATTCCGCTTTATATGTGATTCCGTCCTGCACATCAGTTTCGATCCGGCAAATATTTCTGAAAACCTCCTCCAGCCGGGAAACATCAGGATTGCCAAACCCAAGCAAATCAAGATCTCTCGTTGGCCGGTAAGGATTATTCCCCCATACCCGAAAAAGCTGCGCTCCCTTGAGAACAAAATCGTTGGCATATTGAGAATTGCTCAATCGATAAAGAAAACGCTCTATTGCATAATTTGTCAGCGTAAGGCCGCGATCTTCCCTTTGCATTTGCGAATAATTTTTTAGACGCTGTAAAATGGAATCAGCTATGTTTTTCTTTTCCCGATTGCTCATAATGCAGTAATGCTTTCAAGATATGGCTGAATCACATTGCTCACCCTGCACACTTTGGCGTATTTCCAAAGCTCATCCATTGTAAAATGCTTTTCCCGCCAGCCTTCTCTAAGGGCTTCCAGAGCTGTATCCAGCCCAATCTTGTTGCGATATTTAAAACAATCCGCCACCGTCTTTGCCGGCGAATAAACTCGCACCTTAAGCTGATCTATCCGTTTCTCCTGTATTCCTTCGGTAAATGCCCTTT is a window encoding:
- a CDS encoding nucleotidyl transferase AbiEii/AbiGii toxin family protein, which gives rise to MQREDRGLTLTNYAIERFLYRLSNSQYANDFVLKGAQLFRVWGNNPYRPTRDLDLLGFGNPDVSRLEEVFRNICRIETDVQDGITYKAESVRGQAIREDNMYDGVRIKLEYRIGRTGEFMQIDIGFGDEVYPPEKQAAFPAILNMPAPKLRTYSYELAVAEKIEAMVTLGFANSRMKDFYDVYQLAGKFEFDGKLLAQAIQNTFRRRGTAIPEELPTSFTREFYEDKLKQSQWDALSQKIA